One genomic region from Cetobacterium somerae encodes:
- a CDS encoding efflux RND transporter periplasmic adaptor subunit, producing the protein MNKILLTLFFTLILVGCKDKKATQEVKSEIIKDVKVQELKIQNIKNTKIYNGDINPLKEISIITPTGGYAKNIKYKNGDIINSETTILTLTDAATEASYFEAEGTLIKSRSNYNTSKISFEKYKNLFEKKLISEELYLQSKNNMEQSLGELKIAEANFIRANDNYKRLFVKSDISGVITDLDIKNNEKISSNSKLLTVIENNIMEIKIAVNGEDIKNITPEKEAKVYISDLDKTVIGKVSEINLSADTNTKKYNIKIQIPNNDKSILKGMYGKVEMEQMEINGLFVPQEAVMIKDLYSYIAVIRDNQSIIYKVDRGISQGNLQEIYFENFKEGDKVVVQGQYLLNNNDKVREI; encoded by the coding sequence ATGAATAAAATATTACTTACACTTTTTTTTACTCTAATTTTAGTTGGATGTAAAGATAAAAAAGCTACTCAAGAGGTAAAATCTGAAATTATCAAAGATGTTAAGGTTCAAGAATTAAAAATCCAAAATATTAAAAATACTAAAATTTATAATGGTGATATAAATCCCTTAAAAGAGATTAGTATTATAACTCCTACTGGAGGTTATGCTAAAAATATTAAATATAAAAATGGAGATATAATTAATTCAGAAACAACTATTTTAACTTTAACAGATGCGGCTACTGAAGCTAGCTATTTTGAAGCAGAAGGTACACTAATTAAATCTAGATCAAATTATAATACATCTAAGATTTCCTTTGAAAAATATAAAAATTTATTTGAAAAGAAACTTATTTCAGAGGAACTGTATCTTCAATCTAAAAATAATATGGAGCAAAGTTTAGGTGAATTAAAAATTGCAGAAGCTAATTTTATAAGAGCCAATGATAATTATAAAAGACTTTTTGTAAAATCTGATATATCTGGAGTCATAACGGATTTGGATATTAAAAATAACGAAAAAATATCTTCTAATTCTAAGCTGTTAACTGTGATTGAAAATAATATAATGGAAATAAAAATTGCTGTAAATGGAGAAGATATTAAAAATATAACTCCTGAAAAAGAAGCTAAAGTTTATATTTCAGATTTAGATAAAACCGTTATTGGAAAAGTTAGTGAAATAAATTTATCTGCTGATACTAATACAAAAAAATATAATATTAAAATACAAATTCCTAATAATGACAAATCTATTTTAAAAGGGATGTATGGTAAAGTAGAAATGGAGCAAATGGAAATTAATGGACTTTTTGTTCCTCAAGAAGCTGTTATGATTAAAGATCTTTACTCATATATTGCAGTTATTCGTGACAATCAATCCATTATTTATAAAGTTGATCGTGGTATCTCTCAAGGAAATCTTCAAGAAATATATTTTGAGAATTTTAAAGAAGGAGATAAAGTTGTTGTTCAAGGACAATATCTTCTTAATAATAACGATAAAGTGAGGGAGATTTAG
- a CDS encoding TolC family protein: MKKYLLLFLTLNIVTFSIELTLDKSIDLAKKNNRQLKEKNITVKQKKLNENVKIKNALPSLRAQTMYIDHDESKNLNSSFQNGIYLSQPIFTGGELYYNIKSSKALREFEENNYTTQNINLELDVIQTYINCLQLKKTLNVYKTSQKEKQEELKKQQEFYNLSLIDKSEVLKIETSLYQTETSILKIKNNIIAQELTLKNLLGLNIEENITLKEMNFSNFMPINIDLKKDTERALSNSTLSKKLDKNILISEYNSKSNRSSFLPKVDLEYGYESLEESSFSKSNNDWEWRVGITFKWDIFNFGSSIDSYKESTLEIEKQKISKIDSLEILKKQIKTAYLDLITAKEVIITNEKALLTAFETFNIDKEKFSNRIIDSVDFLKSESQLREAQITHINSQLDYFLYYQQYLSLLK; encoded by the coding sequence ATGAAAAAATATCTACTACTATTTTTAACATTAAATATAGTTACTTTTTCTATAGAGTTAACATTGGATAAATCTATTGATTTAGCTAAAAAAAACAACCGACAACTCAAAGAAAAAAATATTACTGTAAAACAAAAAAAATTAAATGAAAATGTAAAAATTAAAAATGCTCTTCCCTCTCTTAGAGCACAAACTATGTACATTGATCATGATGAATCAAAAAACTTAAATAGTTCTTTTCAAAATGGTATTTATTTATCACAGCCTATTTTTACAGGTGGTGAACTTTACTATAATATTAAAAGTAGTAAAGCTCTTAGAGAGTTTGAAGAAAATAACTATACTACTCAAAATATTAATTTAGAGTTAGATGTTATTCAAACTTATATTAACTGTCTTCAACTTAAGAAAACTTTGAATGTATATAAGACTTCTCAAAAAGAGAAACAAGAAGAATTAAAAAAACAACAAGAATTTTACAATCTTAGTCTTATCGATAAAAGTGAAGTTTTGAAAATTGAAACATCATTATATCAAACTGAAACATCAATCCTTAAAATTAAAAATAATATTATTGCTCAAGAACTTACTTTAAAAAATCTTTTAGGGTTAAATATTGAAGAAAATATAACTTTAAAAGAAATGAATTTTTCAAATTTTATGCCAATAAATATTGATTTAAAAAAAGATACTGAAAGAGCTTTATCAAATAGTACTCTTTCTAAAAAACTAGATAAAAATATTTTAATTAGTGAGTATAATTCCAAAAGTAATCGAAGCAGTTTCCTTCCTAAAGTAGATTTAGAGTACGGTTATGAATCTTTAGAGGAGTCAAGTTTTTCAAAATCTAATAATGACTGGGAATGGAGAGTTGGGATTACTTTTAAATGGGATATTTTTAACTTTGGAAGTAGCATTGATAGTTATAAAGAGTCAACTTTAGAGATTGAAAAGCAAAAAATTTCAAAAATAGATTCACTAGAGATATTAAAAAAACAGATTAAAACTGCTTATTTAGATTTAATAACAGCTAAAGAAGTTATTATTACAAATGAAAAGGCTCTTTTAACAGCTTTTGAAACATTTAATATTGATAAAGAGAAATTTTCTAATAGAATTATTGACTCTGTTGATTTTTTAAAAAGTGAATCACAACTTCGAGAGGCTCAAATTACTCATATAAACTCTCAACTTGATTACTTCTTATATTATCAACAATATCTATCACTTTTAAAATAA